gatgcattacctatatgtttatatatattatctttaatttatCACTAGTCTGATCGTTTACCAATACTCATGTTCCTAATCACGTTATATTTTCTTTGCTTAATCTTGCGTCCCACAAATGACACAATTTGCGGAAGTacttacatacaatattatatgcatatatttttataggctTATAGTTTTGGAcactataaatttgtttttacatcaagtctaatataagtaggtacatactatgttgtacctacctattatatacatagcttaggtacttataattacgcctattataaaatcgttttaactgttttaaacctatacctaacgtttaaagatttatatataggctataggtTTATTgcaattagataggtatatctcAAAATGTTAAGAAGGAAAAACGTATAAAATCAAGTATTGAATTCTATTAataagtgtttttaatttataaattcactGTAGTAGAGtagtatatatgaatataatttatctatatgaTTTGATACATTCTGAATGAGAAAAAATGatgtatcaatgtatcataatatactatcatgGTATCTATGCGCACATagactttatttaatattgaaatatctaaCAGTGTTCTTGAGGGATGAAAAagtgtcattaaaatattgcacttgaaaatatatattatcatattattagttttaatagtttttgattaatttattcgtattattactttttagtaaatacttatgtatagcttaaacttatataatatgtacctatcgaATTTGATGATATGATTATGTATCTTatgccattattattaatttgttctttaacttttaaaaatacaatttataataattgttaggtaGCCTTTTTTTACACATATCTATTGTGCCTTGTTTATCGATATATGTAGATTATCTGTAACGTATTAGTTGataacttgtaaaaaaaattacaaataggtAGTGGtcagaagtataataatatgtgcagaaGTTTAatctttttcatattttttatatgggtTGCGAATTGTGACCAACTGGACAAACTGgtctatataacatatttactaaaactttaagtatattttagggagtaagtattaggtacttatgtattttaagTGGCATCAATAGGTAAACTTTTTgaagatcataatattaagtttttttttattgttaaaatgtattttaaaaccatCCGTTTATtaggcatttatttattttttaggtatattatacatatataaatatatatatatatatatatattattttagagttaatcATTGTAATGTATCGTAAATCATATTGTAGACCAAATAATTACGGTTTGATCAGTTTGATGTAGGTATTGGTTGGATTGGTGTGTCactttactataaattataatacttatgtttCATTGTCTATTTAATGTATTGGagacttatcagttatcaatattaggtatgtaatcaTCAGTAGGTTCTATATTTTGGCTGTATTATTGGATTTCACGGTCCGGACGCTCCATGAACTGCATGCCATGCACagtgtataatttgttttcagaaCATAAGATAGTTGTCGACGCGGTGCAGTCGTTGTTTCAAGCCTGGGCCCGGTAAAATTACATCTGATTGTTATGGTAATACCCTGCCGCCGCTAGAACGGCGTACGTCGTATACTTTCAGAAAATGTAGAGTTCCCCAACATAcgcaataatttatacactgaATCACACCATATTtgagtatacatattatatatatttcttttccaaaacaataatataaatgaaatccGTAACGTCCTACTAAATGAAATGTCTGTATGTAAATAAACTACATGCGAGTGGCGTGATAGTAAGGTTAGTTGCTAGCCGAATCCAGTAATGGTTTTTGACACAAGGgtggttgaaaaaatattttgcctatATACATATCTAACTTTTTTTCTATTCGCAGGTACACGAggagtaattttatttgatatagactttatatctatacaaaaaatgttcaagATGTACGCattattcaatacaaaataaattatccatATGAGTATAAGatcaataacttataattataactatggaacataaatcatgaataatatattatattattataacaatattttcatttgcaaacaataaacataataattctaccaaaataattaaaattataatagaacaaCCAAAAGTAAAGACTTAAgggttaaattattaaaagttaaacgCCTGTTTTAAAtcccatttataatatatatacttacaagttacagctacaatctacatattatggCTGTTGCCAGAAGTTGGTCACAGTTTCAAGCCATTGTTATTGTTTGACAACAAATAAGAAACTTCTGCACAAATTATACTTCTgacaactattttaaattactttaaagaCAATCGAATAATGACATTATGTACAATCTATATGTACTATGCAAACACATTTTAACAAtgtgtaattttcaaattttcattaaacaaatttgtttgtttaacaCAAAACGAATATAACcgcttgtaaaatataaaaataccattaaatttaatttcaataaaagtaaataatacaagataataatattctataatattaaaaaaataataataataataaagtaacaacgtatcaaaaaataattatttaaattaatactacaaccttgatttatttatatttcgtgTAATGATTTGGACTGAGTTAACCGTTGAAATGttgtataggttataataatatttgtgcgAGCTTTTCCATTATTCTGTAGATTCTATTCGTCTTAAACATtgaatcgataataatatgttttaatacgacgaaatatttacaaatattatatacaataatatacatatacaatattcatagaTGCATCAATACATGCAAAAAAATCAGACATTCTTTTAAGCTTCGGGTCAATCTTCCAGGTCAGGGATAGCGTATAATAGTGGGATTGATGAcacgatttaataatatcatatttgtaaCACACTTGTTGGTGTTGGACTTGACTCGTCTTACTCCACGGTCACGTAAGGCGTTAATCCCACTTCAGAATAATTAccatgtaatttattataattaatcaagtGATGAGGTGGGGGGAGGGGAGTCAGAAGTAAATATAGAGTGCATCTATGACATGATGTACCTGCACATTACGATCGTacctaatattactattatgtacctattggctattactacCATCTATAGTTGTTGGTTCCGCAGTTATGTTGACTTTTAACCATTGCGCATAAGCacattacataaaaatacatgttACGATGATATGTTATACAAATCTTCAAGAAGATGAAGAAGTGAAGAAGTACAAGCAGTAGAAGACGAAGTGCAGGCATGCACGTTATATAGGCAGAGGTAGAATCAAAAGCAGAAGAAGGTATAACTGCATAGCAGATTTGCCCGATTGCCAATTTCACCTCTCCCGCGGGCCGTGCGACCGGCCGGCGGCAGCCCCACTATCCGGCCGTCCGCGGCGGACCATTTTCCACCCGATTGGAGCGCACGAGACCCGCTCCGCCCCAGCCGTGCGCGCTAGACGCGCGGCACCGTGTCTGCCGCCCGAGATCGCGGCAGTCAGTCAGTCTCCGGTCCCGTGTATCACCGTCGTGGTCCGCTTGTGCAACGAGAACGAGCATAACGGCCGCCCGCTATACCGCAGTGCATGTGCGTGCGTACAACAGTGTTTCGAGTGTGTGTATCGCGATTTATACCGTCGCAGCCGTCGCTTGTCGTAATATTACGTATGTATATAAGTACgattagctatatattataatatatatataatacctaccacgGCCACCCCGTGCGCGGGGGGGGAATGTATGCTTGGCATCCGGCCAACTGCGcgtaaaaatacgtaaaatataatataacacgcgACAGTACAATAGTAATAAGGATATATCGGTTAAATGGCTTATGCTTTTCGGATGTCTAGCTGAATTCAATTAACATttgttacataatacattaattgtgTATACAAGAGGGAACGTCTTTCgtcgaaaaaaagaaaaaatcagATCGCGATGGTGTACCGTAATAACGTCCATGACGTTGCGTCTCATTATGTCGTGGTTAGCGTAGTCATCATCTTGTCTTTCGCGGTCTTTTCGTGGGCGCCCGCCGACGCCGATCCGTCGGATACGTCCGATCCGTGCTACGACGGAGATCGGGCTCGTCGGTGCGTTCCCGACTTTGTCAACGCCGCTTATGGCGGTCACGTGGAGTCTACCAGCACGTGTGGCGTGAGTGGTCCCGAGCGATACTGCGAGCTGGGCCCCACGTCCCAGGGTGTCTGCCACACGTGCGACGACACACAGCCCAAACGCCGTCACCCGGCCGCCTACCTGACCGACCCGAACAACCCGTACAATGCCACGTGCTGGCGGTCCGAGACGCTGTCCGCGCAACCGGTGGACCCGGCATCGGCGTTACCACCGCCCGATAACGTGACGCTCACACTGTCGCTGGGCAAAAAGTACGAGCTCACGTACATCAACCTGCAGTTCTGCCCAAAGGCCGCCAAACCGGACTCTATAGCAGTGTACAAGAGCATGGACTATGGTAAGACGTGGCAACCGTTCCAGTTCTACTCAGGGCAGTGCCGCAAGGTGTACGGCCGGCCAAACCGGGCCATCATCACCAAGGCCAACGAGCAGGAGGCCCTGTGCACTGACTCGCACCGATTCAACGGGGCCGGGTCGTCGGCGTCCCGGGTCGCGTTCAGCACGTTGGAGGGCCGGCCCAGTGCCATCGACTTCGACAACAGCCCCGTGCTACAGGACTGGGTGACGGCCACcgacgtgaaaataatattcaaccgGTTGCACTTCCCGTCCGCGCCTCCGGACTCGCCTGCCGGCGCTGCGGCAACCACCGCTAGCACCACCTCCAGCACCACCACCAGCACGACCACCAGCCTTGGCGCCACCGGGTTGGATTTAAAGTCAGATTCGGACGAACCACTTAACGGCAACAAGACGGGTGCTGATTTGCTCATGCTGAACCCGGATCAGGAGTTGCAGGGACATGAACCTGAAAAGACCACCGTTGTCGTTCCAGTGACCACCGCGTCGCCGTCCGCCGGCCGCACGTACCATTATGCGGTGTCCGATTTGTCCGTGGGCGGCCGGTGCAAGTGCAACGGACACGCGTCCAAGTGCATACCGTCAGGTCCCGGGGCGTCGCTAGTATGCGACTGCAAGCACAACACCGCTGGACGAGACTGCGATCGGTGCAAGCCATTCCATTTCGACAGGCCCTGGGCTAGGGCCACTGTTCGCGATCCCAACGAATGTAAACGTAAGTACCTCAGTCGattcaatcaaaatttaatagttattttaagtaattataattacctatagtaCGTAAGTTTGAGATGAATACagataaaattatgtatgcataattattttcaacCCCTTTTCCATCATTAAAGAATATAAATGTCTATTTTTTACAGTAACAATtagcttatatattatgttataagctTAAATAGTAAAAACCCATAGCCCATATAAAAATGGGCCACTCGAGTCAATTGCTCTCCCTCCTCCCACCCAAAATGCATCACTAATTTCCGCGGTATTAGagtacgattttttttagtaCGCTAAACCTTCGACgctttaagaataatattttgatttttggaattttgaggTATATTCTATCTCAAgaaacctttatttttaaataatctttagcAATCTATTTTGTTAAGGTTTTATTTGGATTTTACCAGCCCATGTGCacacaatacattatacataggtaaaacTAGGATGTGAAACTACgataaattctaaataacggCCGTAATGTCGTTCTAGTACGAGGAACCTATGAATAATATCATCATGCCCAAGTGACTAATTTGCGTCTTACATGAACTAACCCAACTATGTTCGTAATGTTTGGAAAACGGTCAACGCGTTTCGTCGTTCCGATTATAATTCCGGAAGACTCTCAAATATACGGAGGGATACAAGAAATCGTTTCGCTGAAATGCATTGCATTTACGAACGGCGACACGAAATAAGATTAGTTGTGATTCACAAAGTCACCGTGATGGCACGGCAGATCACAGACGTGTAGAAAACATAGACCTATATAAACATCGCTTTATAGGTTTATGGTAGAAAAAGGTTACTGTTTTTCTTTTACGCTGTCCAATagaaaatatagtaattataacggctcgcaaaaaaaaaaaaacattcaccaCATAGGCGTTATAGTATCCTCGACCGCGGTCTGAGACTACGACCGTGGTACAAATTCAACGACCGCGGTCTACATTGTTCCTAAACATACTCACGAGCGGATAACCACGATATTTTCAGTCAATCTTTTGAAAACACGTTTGTCACTGGCGTTTTTCTCCGTGTGTATGTCATGCCGTTCTTTTCTCGATCAAACCGTTTTCGTGTTAACGTTTCCGAGTGCGTACTAAGTAAGAGTAGTGTGCAGTACTACGAAATTTAAGCGGAACGGGTCTTGTAAGTTATGTACTTGCGAGTCTCATAATATCCGGTCTGACAAAACGCTTCGACCGTTTCCTGAGGATTACGAGCGGAGGATGGTATGTCAAGGTAACGAGACAGTAAGAGAGACATCATGccaactatattactataattttgttcttTGTATCCTTGTAGTTGGATAGacgattatttttaacaaatagttGGTTTAACGCTTAGTTGGTATTACATAGAatagtttgtatttatataatattaggtataatgtgtgtatatctataatctagatagataggtacctaatagattAGTTTGTTGGATCCAACTGTTCCAAGGTGTTTACCATACATAGACGCCCGTccttacttttataaatttaaattgttttgtatattattattttatagagaaAATCTTCTCCCCCCGCATAAGAAGAGATCGAGCGGGCTTAAAAAGTCACGTCTATTATTTTATGcacataaaaaagtaatataattgaaGTGTTAATGGGGGTACGTTTTATAAAAGACATACCTCAGTTATGATACGTATAGTAACATCTATAATTGGTCATTGCGgtaaaaaatctcaataattattaattatcaatgtaaataaattatggcCAATATTCTAGTTAgatattactatacctataagcgtgcgcagaatttctggcagggtagtcatacataaatacattaacacacacatattacgtatatataatattcatattcacacctaagttacaaaaactaatttggatggggtaacctcatttaactacatttaccgtggtaaaaaattattttatgattgactatcaattataataataataa
This portion of the Acyrthosiphon pisum isolate AL4f chromosome A1, pea_aphid_22Mar2018_4r6ur, whole genome shotgun sequence genome encodes:
- the LOC100569347 gene encoding netrin-B — encoded protein: MVYRNNVHDVASHYVVVSVVIILSFAVFSWAPADADPSDTSDPCYDGDRARRCVPDFVNAAYGGHVESTSTCGVSGPERYCELGPTSQGVCHTCDDTQPKRRHPAAYLTDPNNPYNATCWRSETLSAQPVDPASALPPPDNVTLTLSLGKKYELTYINLQFCPKAAKPDSIAVYKSMDYGKTWQPFQFYSGQCRKVYGRPNRAIITKANEQEALCTDSHRFNGAGSSASRVAFSTLEGRPSAIDFDNSPVLQDWVTATDVKIIFNRLHFPSAPPDSPAGAAATTASTTSSTTTSTTTSLGATGLDLKSDSDEPLNGNKTGADLLMLNPDQELQGHEPEKTTVVVPVTTASPSAGRTYHYAVSDLSVGGRCKCNGHASKCIPSGPGASLVCDCKHNTAGRDCDRCKPFHFDRPWARATVRDPNECKPCNCNEHAKRCRFDMELYKLSGRVSGGVCLKCRHFTAGRYCHYCKEGYYRDPTKPITHRKACKACNCHIYNLTTGIIDCSFLSSILGFSTKHCIIHDILL